From Klebsiella electrica, the proteins below share one genomic window:
- the yddG gene encoding aromatic amino acid DMT transporter YddG — translation MEKKKATLTGLAAIVLWSTMVGLIRGVSEGLGPVGGAAMIYTLSGLLLLTTVGFPRLRQMPRAYLLAGSLLFVSYEICLALSLGFAGSRQQAIEVGMVNYLWPSLTILFAILFNGQKTSWLVVPGLFLALLGVTWVLGGEHGLNSDEITRNVVSSPLSYILAFVGAFIWATYCTVTAKYARGKNGITLFVLLTALTLWLKFMLSDQPPMIFSWPVVIKLVMCAVALGFGYAAWNVGILHGNVSLLAAASYFTPVLSSALAAVLLSAALSWPFWQGAGMVCAGSLLCWYATRR, via the coding sequence ATGGAAAAGAAAAAAGCGACGTTGACCGGTCTGGCCGCCATTGTGCTGTGGAGCACGATGGTCGGATTAATTCGCGGCGTCAGCGAAGGGTTAGGCCCGGTCGGCGGCGCGGCAATGATCTATACGCTGAGCGGCTTATTGCTGCTGACCACCGTCGGGTTTCCCCGGCTGCGGCAGATGCCGCGCGCCTATCTGCTGGCCGGCAGTCTGCTGTTCGTCAGCTATGAAATATGTCTGGCGCTGTCGCTGGGCTTTGCCGGTAGCCGTCAGCAGGCGATTGAAGTCGGGATGGTCAATTATCTGTGGCCCAGCCTGACGATACTCTTTGCCATTCTCTTTAATGGGCAGAAAACCAGCTGGCTGGTCGTGCCCGGCTTATTTCTCGCGCTGCTTGGCGTCACCTGGGTATTAGGCGGCGAGCACGGCCTGAATAGTGATGAAATTACCCGCAACGTCGTCTCCAGCCCCCTGAGCTATATTCTGGCTTTTGTCGGCGCATTTATCTGGGCGACCTACTGCACGGTCACCGCGAAATATGCGCGCGGCAAAAACGGCATTACCCTGTTTGTTTTATTAACCGCCCTGACCCTGTGGCTGAAGTTTATGCTCAGCGATCAACCGCCGATGATTTTCAGCTGGCCGGTGGTCATTAAGCTGGTAATGTGCGCGGTGGCGCTGGGATTTGGCTATGCGGCCTGGAACGTCGGTATTCTGCACGGCAACGTCAGCCTGCTGGCGGCCGCCTCTTACTTTACCCCGGTGCTCTCTTCGGCGCTGGCGGCGGTGCTGCTCAGCGCGGCCCTCTCCTGGCCGTTCTGGCAGGGCGCCGGTATGGTTTGCGCCGGCTCCCTGCTCTGCTGGTATGCCACCCGACGCTAA
- the catA gene encoding catechol 1,2-dioxygenase codes for MKNSFVQQEAVQKLLRESAGLTVPGGNERFKVIVHRLLEDICTLIDDYNITQEEFWHAVNYLHELGGRQEAALLAAGLGLEHFLDLRQDAIDAAAHRETGTPRTIEGPLYVANAPLVEGHARMDDGLDAGEVMWLHGQVCDTQGRPVANAIVDIWHANTLGNYSFFDQSQSEYNLRRRIRTGADGRYSVRSIMPSGYGCPPDGPTQKLLNQLGRHGNRPAHIHFFVSAPGHKHLTSQINLNGDKYLWDDFAFATRDGLIADPVKITDRELIAQRKLDGEHTEVRFDFTLCPALNAEEEQRISRLRAQES; via the coding sequence ATGAAAAATTCTTTCGTACAACAAGAAGCCGTGCAGAAATTATTACGTGAAAGTGCCGGATTAACCGTTCCCGGCGGTAATGAGCGTTTTAAAGTCATTGTCCATCGTTTACTGGAAGATATATGCACCCTGATCGACGATTATAATATTACCCAGGAAGAGTTCTGGCATGCGGTGAACTATCTGCACGAACTGGGCGGACGTCAGGAAGCGGCGCTGCTGGCGGCGGGTCTCGGGCTGGAACATTTCCTCGATCTGCGTCAGGATGCGATCGACGCCGCAGCGCATCGTGAAACCGGCACGCCGCGTACCATTGAAGGGCCGCTGTACGTTGCCAATGCGCCGCTTGTCGAAGGGCACGCGCGGATGGATGACGGTCTCGATGCCGGGGAGGTCATGTGGTTGCACGGTCAGGTTTGCGATACCCAGGGCCGTCCGGTCGCCAACGCGATTGTGGATATCTGGCATGCCAACACCCTCGGGAACTACTCGTTCTTTGACCAGAGCCAGAGTGAATACAACCTGCGTCGCCGCATCCGTACCGGCGCAGATGGCCGCTACAGCGTGCGCAGTATCATGCCTTCCGGTTACGGCTGTCCGCCGGATGGTCCGACGCAAAAGTTGCTTAACCAGTTGGGTCGTCACGGCAACCGTCCGGCGCATATTCACTTCTTCGTCTCCGCGCCGGGCCACAAGCATTTAACCAGCCAGATTAACCTTAACGGCGATAAGTATCTGTGGGACGACTTTGCCTTCGCCACCCGCGATGGCCTGATTGCCGACCCGGTAAAAATCACCGATCGTGAGCTGATTGCGCAGCGTAAGCTCGACGGCGAGCACACCGAAGTTCGCTTCGACTTTACCTTGTGCCCGGCCCTCAACGCCGAAGAAGAGCAGCGTATTTCCCGCCTGCGCGCACAAGAGTCATGA
- the catC gene encoding muconolactone Delta-isomerase, with protein MLFKVDMTVKIPLGYPAAELEEIKQREKAYSQQLQRAGTWRHIWRVAGLYANVSIFDVRDADELHQILMGLPLYPFMEIRVEALCRHPSSIREDDS; from the coding sequence ATGCTGTTTAAAGTGGATATGACCGTCAAGATCCCGCTGGGCTATCCCGCCGCCGAGCTTGAGGAGATTAAACAACGAGAAAAAGCTTATTCGCAGCAATTACAGCGTGCAGGCACCTGGCGACATATCTGGCGCGTCGCCGGACTGTACGCCAATGTCAGTATTTTTGATGTGCGTGATGCCGATGAGTTGCACCAGATATTAATGGGGTTGCCATTATACCCGTTTATGGAAATCCGCGTGGAGGCCTTGTGCCGCCATCCCTCCTCGATTCGTGAAGACGATAGCTAA